In Parabacteroides timonensis, the genomic stretch AATAAGCATGAATGCGACGAATGTGGCTCCGAACAGCAGATAGAAAAGTGCGCACAGTTCCGTCCTGTTGAAAGTCGTTCGGTGAAAGGTAGGAACATACTGCACGTACTTGACGCAAAACGGAGCCAATGTCAGTGCCGAGAACAGGAACATCCACTTCATAATCGTCACGGACGAATATCGTCCGGACAACGGTTTGGACAAGACCAAATAAACAGAGTACATCAACTGGTTCAGCAACATCAGCATATCTCCCCACAGACTATTGCCTCCATTGGTCGTTTGCGTAGAACTGAACACCAACATCAGACCGCCGCTTATACCCAAAACTACACCTAATGATTTTTTCTTGGTAATCGGCTCTTTCAGCACGGCGGCGGCCAACAGCAACACGAAAATAGGCACTGCCGTAGCAATAATAGAGGCATCAACAGGTGAAGATTTTTTCAGTCCGACAACGAATAACCATTGGTTGATGCCTACACCGCAAAGGGCGCAAACAAGGAGCAACATTAAATCTTTCGGCAGAACTTTTTCTTTTGGCATGAAAAAGGACACAAGCCAAAACATCACGCAGGCGAAAACCGCCCGCATGATGGTGATTGCTTCCGGTGGCACATTCGATGCCAACAGAAATTTGAAAATCGGCATGCTGACACCGAACAGAATGTTGGCCGACAATATAAAAATGTGTCCTTTCATCCTCATTGTTTACCAGACGTTGTGATGTATCCTGTCCCCGACGTTAATCTCTTTCTGCTTGCAGATGTGCGCGTTCTCGGCAGGATAACCGATTGCGAGAAAGCAAGTGAACTCGTATCCTTCAGGGGCATGGATGGCTTGCTTTACGTGTTCCGGCTCGTTACCGATGGGGATGCGGAATGCGCATGCCAGCCCTTCCGCCGTCGCCGCCAGCAGGATGTTCTCGACTGCCGCCCACGCGGAAGCGAAATAGTTCAGCGAACTCTGATCCACCGGATGGCACAGAGGGGCATTCATTTGCCGGAAAAATGGTAGGACAAGGCAGTCGCTTTCGATAAGCATCCGTTGCTGTTTGGGCAGGGCACTGACGAACATAGCGTGTTCGTCTTTGTCCATTACATCTGCTGCGGCTTCGAGCCCGGCCTGCTGAATATTTTTGGTGTTTTCCGCCACAGGCGAGATGATGCGGGAAATGTTTTCCTGTCCGCGCACCACGATAAACTCGAACTGGCGTAAGTGGTCGTTGGTCGGTGCTTTGAAAGCGGCTGACAGAATCTTGTCCAATACTTCGTCCGATACTTTTCGATTGGAAAAATCACGGATGGTTCTTCTTTTCTCTAATACTTCGTAGAAATCCATAACAATACGTTTTTAAGTTATATTTCTTGTTGTCGATGGCAAAGTTACGGTGCTTTCTTGTTTTGTATTTGTGTTATCATTTCTTATATTTGTCGTATATTTGCATTGAAACAAATTTGAGCTTTACTTTTATGGAAGATACCGCCATTCCTTATGAATTACCCGAAGTGGAGAATCACTCGTTTTTCTTTATCGACCAGCGAGTGGAAACAAGCATTGAAGCAAAATTGCACCGACACGATGCGTGGGAGTTGTATTACGTCGTTCACGGGTACGGTAACCGGATGGCAGGCGATACGTTGCAGCCCTTTGCGGCAGGCGACGTAGCTTTGATCCCGCCGTCCATGCTTCATCGTTGGGAGTATGCGCCCGATTCTGCCGATACGGATGGTTGCGTCCGTTATTTGATGGTGGCTTTCAGTCATTCGTTGGTGGAGCGGTGCATGGAGGTGTTTCCCGAATTGAGGAATAGATTGGTGGGAGTAATATTTCCGACCGATGCGTTGAAGTTCGGAACGGAAAGCTCACGAGTTATTCGTAAGATATTGACCGGAATGAAAGGTATGGACGAGTTAGGACGCTTGAGTGCGATGTTCTGCCTGCTGCCTGTCATCTTTACTTCGTCAGATCATACGTTTGCCGGACGGCCGATGCGTATCGAACGGGACGTGCGGCGGATGCAGCAGATTGCGGCATACGTGATGGCCCACTACGTCCATGCCATTTCTTTGGATGATATTGCAGCAGAAGTGGGAATGAACCGTTCGGCATTCTGTTCTTACTTCAAACGATGCAAAGGGATGACCTTCTCGCAGTTCGTCACCCAGTATCGTCTGAATACCGCTTGCGAGCTACTGAAACATTCGCAAAAGGGGGTATCCGAGATTTGCTATACGGTCGGTTTTAACGACCTGCCTCATTTCGTGCGGGTGTTCACGAATGCAATGGGGATGTCGCCGTCCAAGTATAGGAAGCAATTCAGATAGTTAGACAATCTCGACGGCTTTAACAAGCCTAACCGCACGCATTTATTAGATGTAAAAGCTCCCCCGAAATAATAAGGGAGAGCTTTCGGGCATACGATTTTACATGACGTTATATCTTAAACCCTTTGGATTGATTTTGCCCGCTATCGGATGTTTGCGGCCTGACGAAATGGATATGCTCCCGAATAAATGACGAGGTGTCTGCGGCTTGGGGTATATCCTCCTTCGGTGTCCGCATCCCGGCATTCGGGGATGTTCCCTCCGTGGGCGTAACTCCCTGCTGTCCGCTGACCGTTTGCCTTGTTTGCTCGTCGCCTTGTTCCTGCCCGGCTTCGGGTTTGGGCGGAGTGAGCGTCAGTTGTATTTTCCGCTCCAGCGCTGCGACCTCCGCTTTCAGAGCCTTCAACTCGTCCTCCTTCTTCCATACGCCGCCGACCGTTTCCTGTAAAATCGGAATATCGCGTTCGTATTCCACATTCTTCTCACGGTACTGCTCCACGAGCTTGGGTATGCGTTCCAGCGCGTTCAGAAAGTTCATAGCCGCCGCTTTGGTGTCCGACATGGCTATCAGTCCGTTGTTGTAGGTGTATCTGAATGCGCCCTCCACGAAGAAACGGTTTTGCTTGACCTCCTTGCCGTCTTTCAGGAGCGGTTCGGTCTTGACGAGCAGCGGGAAGCCGTACAGCTCGCCGATACGCACGTACTCGCCGCTCGTCGTGGCGTTCTTGGCTATTTCCTGCAAGCGCGTTCCGACGCTCTTGTGGTCGGTGGCCTCCAGCCCGTCGAGCCGCACGGCGTTGAGCTTGTTGCCCTCCTTGTCCGTCTGTACGCGGGAGAGGAACACATCGTAATCGGCTGACATCTTGGTGATGCAGTCGTTGTTGTGCGCCAGCGTCTTGGTGTACTCCTCCAATTTCCATACGGAGCTGCTCTTGGCCTTGTGGAACGTCTTGCGCTCGCTTTCCAGCGCCGCCACTTTCTTCTCCAGACGGGCTTTGTCGAGCAAATCCGTATTGCCGGAGAGAATCGCCATGTATTCCGAGAAATTCATGCCCGACTTCTCATCCATCGCGCCCTCGTCAATCGTTCTCGCACCCATCGCGCCGCTTTTGAGCTGCGAGATGAACGTCTGCTTGCAGTGCAGCAGGTTGAATTTATAGCTGTCGAGCGACTTTTCCACGGCGTAGATAATCACATCCACCTTGTCGCCCGCGAACAGTTTGGCGATCTCGTTGCCCTTACGCACGGCACGTCCGTCGCGCTGCGCGAGGTCGGAAGGCCGCCACGGGGTGTCGAGGTGATGCACCGCGACGGCTCGCTTCTGGGCGTTTACGCCCGTTCCGAGCATGGACGTGGAGCCGAAGATTACCCGCACCCGTCCGTCGTTCATCGCGTCGATAACGGCTTTGCGGGCGTTCTCGTTCTTGCACTCCTGAATGAAACGTATTTCGGAGGAGGGGATGCCGTAATCCTCCACGAGCTTGCGTTTAATCTCGCTATATACGTTCCATTGTCCCGGCTGGAACGTCCCCAAATCCGAGAAAACGAACTGCGTGCCTTTCTGCGCGTCGTACTTGTGGTAATACTCCGCTATCGTCGCCGCACAGTGGCTCGCCTTGTTGTCGGGGTGGTCTTCATACAGGTCGGGATCAATCAATCGCATGTCGAGCGCCATTTTCCGGGCATAGTCCGTTGCAATCAGCATCTTGGCTTTCTCTTCCGTTTCGGAGAGCGGCTGCCGCCCCAATATCGTCGCGTCGCCAGTTTGCGCGAACTCCATCAACTTCTCAATGAACTCCTCCTGCTGCGGCGTCGGGGGAATATTGTGGAGCTTCTCGTTCTTGTCGGGACGATCCACGCCCACATCCTCCGCCGTGCGGTAGTCGGTAATCTCGGAGTAGAACGCCGCCAGCTCCGGCACTTTGATAAAGTAGCGGAAACGCTCTTTCTGTACGATGTTGTTTGTTACTGAGAACTCGAAGTCCACGCTTTTCTTGGCGAAAATCGCCGCCCACGCATCGAAGCAGTTGATGTTCTGCCGTTCCAGCTCTTGCGGACGCAGGTATTTGAACAGCAGGTACAGCTCCGTGAGCGAGTTGCTGATGGTCGTGCCCGACAGGAACGTCGCGCCCAAATCCTTGCCCGTGCGCTCCTGAATGGTGCGGATGGCGTAAAGCATATTGAGCGCCTTTTGGCTGCCGTCCTGATTGCCCAGCCCGGCCACGCGGTCGTGGCGTGTGTTGAACATCAGGTTCTTGAATTGGTGGCTCTCGTCCACGAAAATATGGTCGATGCCCATTTGCTTGAAGTCCACCACGTCGTCCGTGCGTGTCTTGATGGCGTGCGCGATGTTCTCCAGCTTGACGGAAAGGTTGATTTTCCGCTTTTCCAATCCCCGCAGCATTGCCCGCGAAATATCCTTGCCCTGACTGCGCAGCACCTCCAGATTCTCTTCCACGGTGTCCAGCTCCGCTTGCAGGATGCGCTGCTGCATTTCGGGCGACTGCGGTATCTTGCCGAACTGGTCGTGCGACATGATGACACAGTCGTAATCGTTGTTTTTGATGTTGTTGAAGAACCGCACACGGTTGGCGGGCGAAAAATCCTTTTCCGAAGCGTAGAGAATCTTGGCATTCGGATAGGCCGTGCGGTAACACTCGGCAATCTCCGCGACGTTGGCTTTCAATCCGATTATCATCGGCTTGTGCGCCAGCCCCAACCGCTTCATTTCGTGCGCCGCAACGCACATAATCAGCGTTTTCCCCGTTCCGACCTCGTGATCGCAAATCCCGCCTCCGTTCTGTTTGAGCATCCAGATACAATCCTTTTGGCTCTGATATACGTCCTTGATATTGAAGCGTTTTTCGAGTGCTTTCAGGTCGAGGTCGGGGAACGATTGGTGCGAGCCGTCATACATTGGACGGACGAAGCAGTTGAACTTGCGGTTATACATGTCCGTTAGCCGCTGCTGAAACTCCGGCGACTGCTCCGCGAGCCATTCGACGAAACCGTTTCGTATCTCGTCGATTTTGGCGTTGGCAAGCTGTATGCCCTCGCTGTCGCGTACTTTGATGTCGTTGCCGTGTTCGTCTTTGCCCACGCTCTTGGTCATATCGGGGACGGTATTGACAAGGGCGTGTTTCATCAGGGCGATACCGTCGTAGGAGCGGTAATACCCCTTTACGCAGTATTGGTCGGAGATTTTGGCGTTTTTCACACCGCATTTCACCGAATACTCGTCCATGCTCTCCGAGTAGCCGACGCTGACCTCCGTGTCGAACAGGTAGGAGGCATAGGCCGCATAGATGCCCGTAGGTATCCATCGCTCGCCGAGGTTGAAGTCCAGCTCGTCGAACGATATAGGACGCGGGGCGGCTTCCTGCAAAGCGGTGAGGGCTTCTTTTTCCCGCTCGCCGTGCGGGTTCCCCTGCATCCATCGCTCGATGCGCTCCGCTTTCTCGACGACGTTGCCCGCGATGAAACGGTCTTTGATCTCGTAGCCTCCCGCCAGCGGATTGTAGAAGATGCGGCCTTTCAGCTCGTCGATCAGCTCCTCGCGGCTGTTGTCCGAGAGCGCCTCCATGTAGTCGAGGTTCACCTCGCCGTAGCGGTTGAGCGAAGCGGCGAGCGCTTCTTCGGGCGTATCGACGTGTGTTACCTGATTGAGTGAGAAAGCAACCGGATGGTCGAAAATGTCGGCTTTGACGAACTGCCCGTTTTCCGCCCGCTCCAGCGCGAGGATGTCGCGCCCCGAAGCGTCCATCATCAGGAGCTTCACATTGGCTTTGGCGTTGAGCGGGCCGTACCGCTTCACGAACTCGTCGTAGCGGGCGTTCAGGCTCTCGCGCATCGTCTTGTTTTCCTCGTGCTTGTCCGCTTCGTAGGTATAGAGCCGCTCGTAGATGTCGCGCACGGGAATATAGGCTGCTATTTTCTCCCGTTGCGCCTTTTCCAAATCGAGCGGGTGGAACGTCGCCCCGTAACGGGTAACGTCTTTCAGGTAGCCGATTTGATAACGTGCCCCGACGGTGTTTACTTTGACGAATGCCCCCTCGCGGTGGTGCGGTTCCAACAATCCCTCGAAAGGCCGGGGCTGCATCTCCTCCTCGTGCTTGCGCTGCTGCTCCTCTGCCGTGAGCTTCGCTTCATCCTCGCGTATCTGCCGCTCCACTTGGTCAATGCGTCGGTTCGCCTCCTCGCGGACAGCATTTTCCACAGGATAGACGGATGCGGAAGCATCGGCGGCTGTCTGCTGCTGCGTTTCGCTTTTGGCGGCGGGCATGTCGAACAACGACGGCTGCCGGGGTTGCACCAGCTTGGGGCGGTTATTCCGGCGGCGGGGCTTTCCGCCCGTCTGGGCGATGCGCCGTTCCTCCTCGGTGAAGCCGAACAGGTCGTAAAGGCTCATTACGGGAGGCTCTATTTCGGGTTTTTCTTCTTTCGGCGGTGCGGCAGGTGCGGCATTTTCTGCCGTCGTTTGTGCAGGCCGCGCCGTTTCCTCCACGACGGTCGCCTCCCCGATACGTTCGGTTTGCGCTGGCTGCTCATCCCACAGCGTCCGCTGCCCGCCCGCGAGCATCCCGTTCGCTGCCGATTGCTCCTGCGGTGTCGGCTCCTCCTGCAAGGTCGGCTCCGGGGTTACGGTTTCCGCCTGCCGCCTCCGTCGGATGCTTTCGAGCGTCCCCGTAACATTCATGTAGCGCCCCATGTCGAGGTGTTTGTAGAAATCCTCCGAGAGCATCCGCCGCAGATCTGCCGCGATACCCTCCGCGCCGCCCTCGTGCAGATAGACCATTGCAGGCTTGCCGTAGGGATCGGTGTCCTGCATGGCTTTCGTATGGACGATACGCGCCTTGTCGAGAAAAAGACCATTGACGATGATGCCCGTTTCCTGCCTTACAGAGCCGAAAAATTTGTGATCCTGTTCTGTGAAGCGTTCTTTTCGGGTGTTCTTTTGCAGGATGATAAGGTCGCTGCCGACCTCCGTTCCGGCGTTGTCGGTAAAAAGGTTGTTCGGCAGTCGTATGACCGATACGGGATCGGCATGACGGAGCATCTCGCGGCGTACCTCCTCATTCTGCGGGGAGTTG encodes the following:
- a CDS encoding N-6 DNA methylase, with amino-acid sequence MAFNRKAKLRDNIEAIRTAFELGKAQRAATPQERERLARYCGFGGLKCILNPASDLTDAVQWAKSDLDLFPMTAELHRLIRENSNSDTEYKRYIDSLKSSVLTAFYTPSAVTEALADVLHDYHVRPLRMLEPSAGHGAFVEAFARKNAAADVMAFEKDLLTGKILACLYPDKKIRVEGFERIEKPFNDYFDVAASNIPFGDVAVFDPAFSASDAPGRRTAAKTIHNYFFLKGLDAVRDGGIVAFITSQGVLNSPQNEEVRREMLRHADPVSVIRLPNNLFTDNAGTEVGSDLIILQKNTRKERFTEQDHKFFGSVRQETGIIVNGLFLDKARIVHTKAMQDTDPYGKPAMVYLHEGGAEGIAADLRRMLSEDFYKHLDMGRYMNVTGTLESIRRRRQAETVTPEPTLQEEPTPQEQSAANGMLAGGQRTLWDEQPAQTERIGEATVVEETARPAQTTAENAAPAAPPKEEKPEIEPPVMSLYDLFGFTEEERRIAQTGGKPRRRNNRPKLVQPRQPSLFDMPAAKSETQQQTAADASASVYPVENAVREEANRRIDQVERQIREDEAKLTAEEQQRKHEEEMQPRPFEGLLEPHHREGAFVKVNTVGARYQIGYLKDVTRYGATFHPLDLEKAQREKIAAYIPVRDIYERLYTYEADKHEENKTMRESLNARYDEFVKRYGPLNAKANVKLLMMDASGRDILALERAENGQFVKADIFDHPVAFSLNQVTHVDTPEEALAASLNRYGEVNLDYMEALSDNSREELIDELKGRIFYNPLAGGYEIKDRFIAGNVVEKAERIERWMQGNPHGEREKEALTALQEAAPRPISFDELDFNLGERWIPTGIYAAYASYLFDTEVSVGYSESMDEYSVKCGVKNAKISDQYCVKGYYRSYDGIALMKHALVNTVPDMTKSVGKDEHGNDIKVRDSEGIQLANAKIDEIRNGFVEWLAEQSPEFQQRLTDMYNRKFNCFVRPMYDGSHQSFPDLDLKALEKRFNIKDVYQSQKDCIWMLKQNGGGICDHEVGTGKTLIMCVAAHEMKRLGLAHKPMIIGLKANVAEIAECYRTAYPNAKILYASEKDFSPANRVRFFNNIKNNDYDCVIMSHDQFGKIPQSPEMQQRILQAELDTVEENLEVLRSQGKDISRAMLRGLEKRKINLSVKLENIAHAIKTRTDDVVDFKQMGIDHIFVDESHQFKNLMFNTRHDRVAGLGNQDGSQKALNMLYAIRTIQERTGKDLGATFLSGTTISNSLTELYLLFKYLRPQELERQNINCFDAWAAIFAKKSVDFEFSVTNNIVQKERFRYFIKVPELAAFYSEITDYRTAEDVGVDRPDKNEKLHNIPPTPQQEEFIEKLMEFAQTGDATILGRQPLSETEEKAKMLIATDYARKMALDMRLIDPDLYEDHPDNKASHCAATIAEYYHKYDAQKGTQFVFSDLGTFQPGQWNVYSEIKRKLVEDYGIPSSEIRFIQECKNENARKAVIDAMNDGRVRVIFGSTSMLGTGVNAQKRAVAVHHLDTPWRPSDLAQRDGRAVRKGNEIAKLFAGDKVDVIIYAVEKSLDSYKFNLLHCKQTFISQLKSGAMGARTIDEGAMDEKSGMNFSEYMAILSGNTDLLDKARLEKKVAALESERKTFHKAKSSSVWKLEEYTKTLAHNNDCITKMSADYDVFLSRVQTDKEGNKLNAVRLDGLEATDHKSVGTRLQEIAKNATTSGEYVRIGELYGFPLLVKTEPLLKDGKEVKQNRFFVEGAFRYTYNNGLIAMSDTKAAAMNFLNALERIPKLVEQYREKNVEYERDIPILQETVGGVWKKEDELKALKAEVAALERKIQLTLTPPKPEAGQEQGDEQTRQTVSGQQGVTPTEGTSPNAGMRTPKEDIPQAADTSSFIREHIHFVRPQTSDSGQNQSKGFKI
- a CDS encoding nitroreductase family protein encodes the protein MDFYEVLEKRRTIRDFSNRKVSDEVLDKILSAAFKAPTNDHLRQFEFIVVRGQENISRIISPVAENTKNIQQAGLEAAADVMDKDEHAMFVSALPKQQRMLIESDCLVLPFFRQMNAPLCHPVDQSSLNYFASAWAAVENILLAATAEGLACAFRIPIGNEPEHVKQAIHAPEGYEFTCFLAIGYPAENAHICKQKEINVGDRIHHNVW
- a CDS encoding DMT family transporter, translating into MKGHIFILSANILFGVSMPIFKFLLASNVPPEAITIMRAVFACVMFWLVSFFMPKEKVLPKDLMLLLVCALCGVGINQWLFVVGLKKSSPVDASIIATAVPIFVLLLAAAVLKEPITKKKSLGVVLGISGGLMLVFSSTQTTNGGNSLWGDMLMLLNQLMYSVYLVLSKPLSGRYSSVTIMKWMFLFSALTLAPFCVKYVQYVPTFHRTTFNRTELCALFYLLFGATFVAFMLIPMALKYIRPTTVSMYNYVQPIIASIIAIAIGQDTFSTQKLLSAVLVFVGVYLVTQSKKREDIKNLDIA
- a CDS encoding AraC family transcriptional regulator, which gives rise to MEDTAIPYELPEVENHSFFFIDQRVETSIEAKLHRHDAWELYYVVHGYGNRMAGDTLQPFAAGDVALIPPSMLHRWEYAPDSADTDGCVRYLMVAFSHSLVERCMEVFPELRNRLVGVIFPTDALKFGTESSRVIRKILTGMKGMDELGRLSAMFCLLPVIFTSSDHTFAGRPMRIERDVRRMQQIAAYVMAHYVHAISLDDIAAEVGMNRSAFCSYFKRCKGMTFSQFVTQYRLNTACELLKHSQKGVSEICYTVGFNDLPHFVRVFTNAMGMSPSKYRKQFR